The proteins below come from a single Caenibius sp. WL genomic window:
- the epsC gene encoding serine O-acetyltransferase EpsC, with protein MVHNLFEYLDSIRARDPAPRSRWEVLLYPGVLALGLHRVSHWLYGGGLYFAARLVNHTSRWMTGIDIHPGAVIGRHLFIDHGFVTIGETAEIGDNVTIYPCVTLGGTNPTNGVAGKRHPTLRNDVIVGSGAQILGPIVVGERARIGANAVVTDDVPEGATMVGFKARSTLVPVEEWLREFVPYGTPCKEPCEPGPNRVEELEQQLADLKAELELLRTMVDRAETEVGELRHGEAGG; from the coding sequence ATGGTCCATAACCTGTTCGAATATCTGGACTCGATCCGCGCGCGCGATCCGGCGCCCCGTTCGCGCTGGGAAGTGCTGCTCTATCCGGGGGTTCTCGCGCTCGGGCTGCACCGCGTGTCGCACTGGCTCTATGGCGGCGGGCTCTATTTCGCGGCCCGTCTGGTCAATCACACCTCGCGCTGGATGACCGGGATCGACATCCACCCCGGTGCGGTGATCGGCCGCCACCTGTTTATCGATCACGGCTTCGTGACCATCGGCGAAACCGCCGAAATCGGCGATAACGTGACGATCTATCCCTGCGTCACGCTGGGCGGCACCAACCCGACCAACGGCGTCGCGGGCAAGCGCCATCCCACTTTGCGCAACGATGTGATCGTCGGTTCGGGGGCGCAGATCCTCGGCCCGATCGTGGTCGGCGAACGCGCCCGCATCGGCGCCAACGCCGTGGTGACGGACGATGTCCCCGAAGGCGCCACCATGGTCGGCTTCAAGGCGCGGTCCACGTTGGTCCCGGTGGAAGAATGGCTGCGCGAATTCGTGCCTTACGGCACCCCGTGCAAGGAACCGTGCGAACCCGGCCCCAACCGGGTGGAGGAACTGGAACAGCAGTTGGCCGATCTCAAGGCGGAACTGGAACTGCTGCGCACGATGGTCGACCGCGCGGAAACCGAAGTCGGTGAGCTTCGCCATGGTGAGGCTGGCGGTTGA
- a CDS encoding DUF2794 domain-containing protein, with protein MTGPGHKAAVVAFPGRPPSQIGFDRRELNRILDLYGRMVAAGQWRDYAMDFEREVAAFSAFRRTSERPEIRIEKRPALHTRQGMWALFGEAGQVLKRGHELPGILAPLERRLLKIVEE; from the coding sequence TTGACGGGCCCCGGTCACAAGGCGGCGGTCGTGGCCTTTCCGGGCCGCCCGCCTTCCCAGATCGGTTTCGACAGGCGCGAACTCAATCGCATTCTCGATCTTTACGGTCGTATGGTCGCCGCCGGGCAATGGCGCGATTATGCCATGGATTTCGAACGCGAAGTGGCTGCGTTCTCCGCTTTTCGCCGCACGTCCGAACGGCCGGAAATCCGCATCGAGAAACGCCCAGCGCTGCACACGCGGCAGGGCATGTGGGCGCTGTTCGGTGAAGCCGGGCAAGTGCTGAAGCGCGGGCACGAACTGCCCGGCATCCTCGCCCCACTGGAGCGGCGCCTGCTCAAAATCGTCGAGGAGTGA
- a CDS encoding substrate-binding domain-containing protein, giving the protein MKTLLIAATAASVAAGAATAHAQTRQNIRVVGSSTVYPFTKAVAERFAAANRGASTPIVESTGTGGGAKLFCAGLGAQHPDILNASRRIKLSEFRTCAANGVTQITEIQVGLDGITLAEAKGGLLRNVNLKDIYEAIAANPYGRPNRAKTWKDVNPSLPAVPIQVYGPPSTSGTRSSIEDLFMEPACAANPAMQALKKTNEAEFNRTCKTIRSDGAYIDAGENDNLIVRKLAANPNAVGLFGYSYLEENLGKLKGVAVDGVQPSYQTISSFRYPGARALYIYVKNAHVKAIPGMRQFVAEYVKETTFGPAGYLKTHGLVSSPAAARQRATRAGAALTPMTAAGLK; this is encoded by the coding sequence TTGAAGACCCTTTTGATCGCGGCAACCGCCGCTTCCGTGGCGGCGGGGGCCGCCACCGCGCATGCGCAGACCCGCCAGAATATCCGCGTGGTCGGCTCCTCGACGGTCTATCCGTTCACCAAGGCCGTTGCCGAACGCTTCGCCGCGGCGAACCGGGGCGCCTCGACGCCGATCGTGGAATCGACCGGCACCGGCGGCGGCGCCAAGCTGTTCTGTGCCGGGCTGGGCGCCCAGCACCCGGACATTCTCAACGCCTCGCGCCGGATCAAGCTGTCCGAATTCAGGACCTGCGCCGCCAACGGGGTGACCCAGATCACCGAAATCCAGGTCGGGCTCGACGGGATCACGCTGGCCGAGGCCAAGGGCGGCCTGCTGCGGAACGTCAATCTCAAGGATATCTACGAAGCGATTGCCGCCAATCCTTACGGCAGGCCGAACCGCGCAAAGACCTGGAAGGACGTGAACCCCAGCCTGCCCGCTGTTCCGATCCAGGTCTATGGCCCGCCGTCAACCAGCGGCACGCGCTCGTCCATCGAAGACCTGTTCATGGAACCGGCCTGCGCCGCCAATCCCGCGATGCAGGCGCTCAAGAAGACGAACGAAGCGGAATTCAACCGCACCTGCAAGACGATCCGCAGCGACGGCGCCTATATCGACGCGGGTGAAAACGACAATCTGATCGTGCGCAAGCTGGCGGCCAATCCGAACGCTGTCGGCCTGTTCGGCTACAGCTATCTGGAAGAGAACCTCGGCAAGCTGAAAGGCGTGGCGGTGGATGGGGTGCAGCCCAGCTATCAGACGATCAGTTCGTTCCGCTATCCGGGCGCGCGGGCGCTGTACATCTATGTCAAGAATGCCCACGTGAAAGCCATTCCGGGGATGCGCCAGTTCGTTGCCGAATACGTCAAGGAAACGACGTTCGGCCCCGCCGGATACCTCAAGACGCATGGGCTGGTGTCATCGCCCGCCGCCGCGCGCCAGCGCGCCACGCGGGCCGGCGCCGCGCTGACACCGATGACCGCCGCAGGCCTCAAGTAA
- a CDS encoding OprO/OprP family phosphate-selective porin yields the protein MRFRSSIALAAVAVALSTPQAVMAASGDTATQQQLQAALQKLTEMQAQLDALKSQVDQQAATQAQAQAAAQATAAKADQALAAAEKPSKLADAMKWAADTKISGRMYFNVSNISNKYDGAKVQDQGGFQIKRFYVGIDHKFDDTFSGNVTMDIDNVANTSGKNVGKGFYVKKAFLKAKLDKALNVSLGATDMPWIPYVEGLYGYRHIEKTVTDLFGYGTSADWGVHVGGDLAGGVVSYQVSAVDGGGYRDPKFTNTVDLEGRLSLAYKGFNAAVGGYTGKLGNDTDTTTGSYRTAKRFNALLAYKDKLGGIPVTVGGEYFTAKNWKVKTTSPEDKAEGYSVFASVSPVDKWSLFGRYDWLKPNKDTAPSRKANMFNVGVQYSPAKIVDLALIYKHYNGDNGFSGGDFTDSAVYANGKQDEFGLYGQFRF from the coding sequence ATGCGTTTTCGTTCTTCTATCGCGCTTGCCGCAGTGGCAGTCGCGCTTTCCACCCCGCAGGCGGTCATGGCCGCTTCCGGCGATACCGCCACCCAGCAGCAGTTGCAGGCCGCCTTGCAGAAGCTGACCGAAATGCAGGCGCAACTCGATGCGCTGAAATCGCAGGTCGATCAGCAGGCCGCCACCCAGGCACAGGCGCAGGCCGCAGCGCAAGCCACCGCCGCCAAGGCGGATCAGGCGCTGGCCGCAGCGGAAAAGCCCTCCAAGCTGGCCGATGCGATGAAATGGGCCGCCGACACCAAGATCAGCGGCCGCATGTATTTCAACGTCAGCAACATTTCCAACAAGTATGACGGCGCCAAAGTGCAGGATCAGGGCGGTTTCCAGATCAAGCGCTTCTATGTCGGCATCGATCACAAGTTCGACGACACGTTCTCCGGCAATGTGACGATGGACATCGACAACGTCGCCAACACGTCGGGCAAGAACGTCGGCAAGGGCTTCTATGTCAAGAAGGCGTTCCTCAAGGCCAAGCTCGACAAGGCGCTGAACGTCTCGCTCGGCGCGACCGACATGCCATGGATTCCCTATGTCGAAGGCCTCTACGGCTATCGCCACATCGAAAAGACCGTCACCGATCTGTTCGGCTATGGCACGTCGGCCGACTGGGGCGTGCATGTCGGCGGCGATCTGGCGGGCGGCGTGGTCAGCTATCAGGTTTCCGCGGTTGACGGCGGCGGCTACCGCGATCCCAAGTTCACCAACACGGTCGATCTCGAAGGCCGCCTGTCGCTGGCTTACAAGGGCTTCAACGCGGCCGTCGGCGGTTACACCGGCAAGCTCGGCAACGACACCGACACCACGACCGGTTCGTACCGCACCGCCAAGCGTTTCAACGCCCTGCTGGCATACAAGGACAAGCTGGGCGGCATTCCGGTGACCGTGGGCGGCGAATACTTCACCGCGAAGAACTGGAAAGTGAAGACCACTTCGCCCGAAGACAAGGCCGAGGGCTATTCGGTGTTCGCCTCGGTCTCGCCGGTGGACAAGTGGAGCCTGTTCGGCCGCTACGACTGGCTCAAGCCGAACAAGGACACCGCGCCTTCGCGCAAGGCCAATATGTTCAATGTCGGCGTGCAGTACAGCCCGGCGAAAATCGTCGACCTTGCGCTGATCTACAAGCACTACAACGGCGACAACGGCTTCAGCGGTGGCGATTTCACCGACAGCGCGGTTTACGCCAATGGCAAGCAGGACGAATTCGGCCTTTACGGTCAATTCCGCTTCTGA
- the sugE gene encoding quaternary ammonium compound efflux SMR transporter SugE, with protein MAWFALIVAGLLEVVWAFSMKQSAGFTRLWPTLITLVTMTASFGLLAWAMRHLPLGTAYTVWTGIGAVGAFIVGIVFLNEPANALRLLAAALILGGLVLMKLATPA; from the coding sequence GTGGCGTGGTTTGCTCTCATTGTCGCTGGCCTGCTCGAAGTGGTCTGGGCCTTTTCGATGAAACAATCGGCGGGCTTCACCCGCCTGTGGCCGACGCTGATCACGCTGGTGACGATGACCGCCAGCTTCGGCCTGCTCGCCTGGGCAATGCGCCATCTGCCGCTGGGCACCGCCTACACGGTGTGGACCGGCATTGGCGCGGTGGGCGCGTTCATTGTCGGCATCGTGTTCCTGAACGAACCGGCCAACGCGCTGCGCCTGCTTGCGGCGGCGCTGATTCTCGGCGGGCTGGTGCTGATGAAACTGGCCACCCCCGCCTGA
- a CDS encoding HAD-IA family hydrolase, producing the protein MNMAASDFPFAIVGFDLDGTLVDSSHDLCIALNHALVFAGRDPIPLEGIRPLVGRGVRRMLERALIVEGGMDEESFKPVYKELLTFYEANLAVHTRPYPGCIAMLDALAAQGCRIAVVTNKFEKFARSLLDQIGLTERFATVIGGDTMGPGRSKPAADPIREMIARCGGGTAAFVGDTTIDVAAAHAAGIPCVGVAFGLNDKPPHELGADHVIGHFDELLPALRAMAPRPVASGECPV; encoded by the coding sequence ATGAACATGGCAGCTTCCGATTTCCCCTTCGCCATCGTCGGCTTCGATCTTGACGGCACGCTGGTCGATTCCTCCCATGATCTGTGCATCGCGCTCAATCATGCGCTGGTGTTCGCCGGGCGCGACCCGATCCCGCTCGAAGGCATTCGCCCTCTCGTCGGGCGCGGGGTGCGGCGCATGCTCGAACGCGCGCTGATTGTCGAAGGCGGGATGGACGAAGAAAGTTTCAAGCCCGTGTACAAGGAATTGCTGACTTTTTACGAAGCGAATCTCGCGGTCCATACACGGCCCTACCCCGGTTGTATCGCCATGCTCGATGCACTCGCCGCACAAGGCTGCCGGATCGCCGTGGTGACCAACAAGTTCGAAAAGTTCGCCCGTTCGCTGCTCGACCAGATCGGCCTGACCGAACGCTTCGCCACCGTGATCGGCGGCGACACCATGGGCCCCGGCCGCAGCAAGCCCGCCGCCGATCCGATTCGCGAAATGATCGCCCGCTGCGGCGGGGGGACGGCGGCGTTTGTCGGCGATACCACAATCGATGTGGCCGCCGCCCATGCCGCGGGCATTCCCTGCGTCGGCGTGGCGTTTGGCCTTAACGACAAACCGCCTCACGAACTGGGCGCGGACCATGTGATCGGCCATTTCGACGAACTGCTGCCCGCGCTGCGCGCCATGGCGCCGCGCCCGGTTGCCTCCGGCGAATGCCCGGTCTAG
- the glmU gene encoding bifunctional UDP-N-acetylglucosamine diphosphorylase/glucosamine-1-phosphate N-acetyltransferase GlmU, protein MSDIAAIILAAGKGTRMKSDTHKVLHPVAGRPMLLHLMDAVDALEPAAKVVVVGDKADQLEKALGGSATLVRQEPQLGTGHAVQQAEQALAGFSGDVLILYGDVPFVPTSTMRAMIDRLNGADAPAVVVLTFQPDDTQAYGRVICADEGAGDRIVKMVEHKDASEAERAVRRCNSGLMAVKAKDLFALLARVTNDNAAGEYYLPDIVNLANDDGRHSAVVDTDPFDVSGINSRAELAAMEQTWQQRRRAAAMADGASLIAPETVWFSWDTELGRDVTVEQNVVFAPGVKVADNVRIRAFSHLEGATLASGAEVGPYARLRPGAVLEEGAKIGNFVEMKKAVLGKGAKANHLTYLGDAEVGAGANIGAGTITCNYDGYFKHQTVIGERAFIGSNSALVAPVKIGADAIVAAGSTVTRDVDDGELRLVRAEQLMKPGWADRFHDAMKKKKQAEKG, encoded by the coding sequence ATGAGTGATATTGCCGCCATCATCCTTGCCGCGGGCAAGGGAACCCGCATGAAAAGCGACACCCACAAAGTGCTGCATCCGGTCGCCGGACGGCCGATGCTGCTGCATCTGATGGATGCGGTGGACGCGCTGGAACCGGCGGCCAAAGTCGTGGTGGTGGGCGACAAGGCCGACCAGCTCGAAAAGGCGCTGGGCGGCAGCGCCACTCTGGTGCGGCAGGAACCGCAGCTTGGCACCGGCCATGCGGTGCAGCAGGCGGAACAGGCGCTGGCCGGGTTTTCCGGCGATGTGCTGATTCTCTATGGCGATGTGCCGTTCGTGCCCACGTCCACGATGCGGGCGATGATCGACCGTCTCAACGGCGCCGATGCCCCGGCGGTGGTGGTGCTGACATTCCAGCCGGATGACACGCAGGCTTATGGCCGGGTGATCTGCGCGGATGAAGGCGCGGGCGACCGGATCGTGAAAATGGTCGAGCACAAGGACGCGAGCGAGGCCGAACGCGCGGTGCGCCGGTGCAATTCGGGCCTGATGGCGGTGAAAGCGAAAGACCTGTTCGCGCTGCTCGCCCGGGTGACGAACGACAACGCGGCGGGCGAATACTACCTGCCCGATATCGTCAATCTGGCGAATGATGACGGGCGCCATTCGGCGGTGGTCGATACCGATCCGTTCGATGTGTCGGGCATCAACAGCCGGGCGGAACTGGCCGCGATGGAACAGACCTGGCAGCAGCGCCGGCGCGCGGCGGCGATGGCCGATGGCGCCAGCCTGATCGCGCCCGAAACGGTGTGGTTCAGTTGGGATACCGAACTGGGCCGCGATGTCACGGTGGAACAGAACGTGGTGTTCGCCCCCGGGGTGAAAGTGGCGGACAACGTCCGCATCCGGGCCTTTTCGCATCTTGAGGGGGCAACGCTGGCCAGCGGCGCGGAAGTCGGCCCCTATGCCCGCCTGCGCCCCGGCGCGGTGCTGGAAGAAGGGGCGAAGATCGGCAATTTCGTCGAAATGAAGAAGGCCGTGCTGGGCAAGGGCGCCAAGGCCAACCACCTGACCTATCTCGGTGATGCCGAAGTGGGCGCGGGCGCCAATATCGGCGCGGGCACGATCACCTGCAATTACGACGGCTATTTCAAACATCAGACGGTGATCGGCGAACGGGCCTTCATTGGGTCCAACAGCGCGCTGGTCGCGCCGGTGAAAATCGGCGCCGATGCCATCGTCGCGGCGGGCAGCACCGTCACCCGCGATGTCGACGATGGCGAACTGCGGCTGGTGCGCGCGGAACAGTTGATGAAACCCGGCTGGGCGGACCGTTTCCACGATGCGATGAAAAAGAAGAAGCAGGCGGAGAAAGGCTGA
- a CDS encoding ribbon-helix-helix domain-containing protein, which yields MRILTDIPDEDIEKLDALALKTKRSRAAAIRDAVKLYLVHNADNKSWIARGAGYWKGRADMADAVEYQRMIREDRTPYEDL from the coding sequence ATGAGAATCCTGACTGATATTCCCGATGAAGATATCGAGAAGCTGGACGCGCTGGCATTGAAGACCAAGCGTTCGCGCGCGGCGGCGATCCGCGATGCGGTGAAGCTTTATCTTGTGCACAATGCCGACAACAAGAGCTGGATTGCCCGGGGGGCAGGCTATTGGAAAGGCCGGGCGGACATGGCTGATGCGGTGGAGTATCAGCGGATGATCCGCGAAGACCGCACGCCGTACGAAGATCTTTGA
- a CDS encoding type II toxin-antitoxin system VapC family toxin gives MADPFFDTNILIDWLWGRPQAMAELSRYPRHRVSRIVWTEILAGETLEKRDIVQGILSPFDVTEIDARIALAAADIRQRTKMKLMDAYILATAQVNGAILVTRNTKDFPAEMPGIRVPYTL, from the coding sequence GTGGCCGATCCTTTCTTCGACACCAATATCCTGATCGACTGGCTATGGGGCCGCCCGCAGGCCATGGCTGAATTGTCGCGCTATCCGCGGCACCGCGTCAGCCGCATCGTGTGGACTGAGATACTGGCGGGCGAAACGCTGGAAAAGCGCGATATCGTTCAGGGAATCCTGTCGCCATTCGACGTTACCGAGATCGACGCCCGCATCGCCCTTGCCGCCGCCGATATTCGCCAGCGCACGAAAATGAAGCTGATGGATGCCTATATCCTCGCCACCGCGCAGGTGAACGGTGCGATCCTGGTTACACGCAATACTAAGGATTTCCCGGCAGAAATGCCCGGAATCCGTGTCCCTTACACGCTTTAG
- the glmS gene encoding glutamine--fructose-6-phosphate transaminase (isomerizing), which produces MCGIIGIVGKQEVADRLVDGLRRMEYRGYDSAGVCTLFDGQLVRRRAEGKLINLVRELAGHPAPGAVGIAHTRWATHGAPTTNNAHPHATEEVALVHNGIIENFRPLREELIARGRRFESETDTEVVAHLVSEQVEAGKTPQEAVQAVLPRLRGAFALAIAFRRHPDMLIGARLGSPLVVGYGEGETYLGSDALALAPLTQKIAYLEEGDWVVLTREGAQVFDAENRPVTREITTSGASAAAIEKGNYRHFMQKEIFEQPVVVAQTLRSYIRQLERKVVLPQIDFDLSNINRVTIVACGTSYYAGMVAKYWFEQFARVPVDIDVASEFRYREPVLEKGGLALFISQSGETADTLAALRHCKAEGQTIAVVVNVPTSSMAREADLLLPTHAGPEIGVASTKAFTCQLAVLAALAAHLAVCRGRMDRAEETAVVDHLLQAPAAINAALAFDDTIAGMAHLIAPARDVLYLGRGPDYPLALEGALKLKEISYIHAEGYASGEMKHGPIALIDESVPVIVLAPSGPLFEKTVSNMQEVRARGGKIVLISDAEGIAEAGEGCMATIEMPRVHPLIAPLVYAVPVQLLAYHVAVAKGTDVDQPRNLAKSVTVE; this is translated from the coding sequence ATGTGCGGAATTATCGGCATTGTCGGCAAGCAAGAGGTGGCGGATCGCCTGGTCGACGGGCTGCGGCGGATGGAATATCGCGGTTACGATTCGGCCGGGGTCTGTACGCTGTTCGACGGGCAGCTCGTCCGCCGCCGGGCCGAAGGCAAGCTGATCAATCTGGTTCGCGAACTGGCGGGCCATCCCGCGCCGGGCGCGGTCGGGATCGCGCACACCCGCTGGGCCACGCACGGCGCACCGACCACCAACAACGCCCACCCCCACGCCACGGAGGAAGTGGCGCTGGTCCACAATGGGATCATCGAGAATTTCCGCCCCCTGCGTGAAGAACTGATCGCGCGCGGGCGCAGGTTCGAAAGCGAGACGGACACCGAAGTGGTGGCGCATCTCGTCTCCGAACAGGTGGAAGCGGGCAAGACCCCGCAGGAAGCGGTGCAGGCGGTGCTGCCGCGCCTGCGCGGGGCGTTCGCGCTGGCTATCGCTTTCCGCCGTCATCCCGACATGCTGATCGGCGCGCGGCTCGGCTCGCCGCTGGTGGTCGGCTATGGCGAAGGGGAAACCTATCTCGGCTCCGACGCGCTGGCGCTGGCCCCGCTGACGCAGAAGATCGCCTATCTCGAAGAAGGCGACTGGGTGGTGCTGACGCGTGAAGGGGCGCAGGTGTTCGATGCCGAAAACCGCCCCGTCACGCGGGAAATCACCACGTCGGGCGCATCGGCGGCGGCGATCGAGAAAGGCAATTACCGCCATTTCATGCAGAAGGAGATTTTCGAGCAGCCGGTGGTGGTGGCGCAGACGCTGCGTTCCTACATCCGCCAGCTCGAACGCAAGGTGGTGCTGCCGCAGATCGATTTCGACCTGTCGAATATCAACCGCGTGACCATCGTCGCCTGCGGCACGTCCTACTACGCCGGGATGGTGGCGAAATACTGGTTCGAACAGTTCGCCCGCGTGCCGGTGGACATCGATGTGGCGAGCGAGTTCCGCTATCGCGAGCCGGTGCTGGAAAAGGGCGGGCTGGCGCTGTTTATTTCGCAATCGGGCGAAACCGCCGACACATTGGCGGCGCTGCGCCATTGCAAGGCCGAAGGGCAGACCATTGCCGTGGTGGTGAACGTGCCGACCAGTTCGATGGCGCGCGAGGCGGACCTGCTGTTGCCCACGCACGCCGGGCCTGAAATCGGTGTCGCCTCGACCAAGGCGTTCACCTGCCAGTTGGCCGTGCTGGCCGCGCTGGCCGCGCATCTGGCGGTCTGCCGCGGGCGAATGGACCGGGCAGAGGAAACGGCGGTGGTCGATCACCTGCTCCAGGCGCCCGCTGCGATCAATGCCGCGCTGGCGTTCGACGATACGATCGCGGGCATGGCGCATCTTATCGCGCCGGCGCGCGATGTGCTCTATCTCGGGCGCGGGCCGGATTATCCGCTGGCGCTCGAAGGTGCGCTCAAGCTCAAGGAAATCAGCTATATCCACGCCGAAGGCTATGCCTCGGGCGAAATGAAGCATGGCCCCATCGCGCTGATCGATGAATCGGTGCCGGTGATCGTGCTCGCACCGTCCGGCCCGCTGTTCGAAAAGACCGTCTCGAACATGCAGGAAGTGCGCGCGCGGGGCGGCAAGATCGTGCTGATCTCCGATGCCGAAGGGATCGCCGAAGCGGGCGAAGGCTGCATGGCCACGATCGAGATGCCGCGCGTGCATCCGCTGATCGCGCCGCTGGTCTATGCCGTGCCGGTGCAACTACTGGCCTATCATGTCGCCGTGGCCAAAGGCACCGATGTCGATCAGCCGCGCAATCTGGCGAAATCGGTCACTGTCGAATAA